The Methanobacterium lacus genome includes a region encoding these proteins:
- a CDS encoding DUF5518 domain-containing protein, whose translation MKTLAIGIIINILLGLILSYLLGGIGLTVALILAAVYVGFKVEKNYKVGALNGAILGIIFGICFGILLDNSLGLLYLRAIGLVIFLLLIPTVIFGIIGAISSIIGIYINEKHQRA comes from the coding sequence TTGAAAACATTAGCAATTGGTATAATAATTAACATATTACTTGGTTTAATTCTTTCATATTTGCTGGGTGGTATAGGACTCACAGTTGCACTAATTTTAGCTGCCGTTTACGTAGGTTTTAAGGTCGAAAAAAATTATAAAGTTGGGGCATTGAATGGAGCAATTTTGGGTATTATTTTTGGAATTTGTTTTGGAATTTTACTCGATAATTCATTAGGGCTTCTTTATTTGAGAGCCATTGGCCTTGTAATATTCCTTTTATTAATTCCTACAGTGATATTTGGTATAATAGGTGCAATAAGTAGTATAATAGGTATTTATATCAATGAAAAACATCAAAGAGCCTAG
- a CDS encoding DUF5518 domain-containing protein — protein sequence MNFKNLNLIIGLIIAIFLAYIIPNTIGSLIAVFLGAMYVGYMIEKNYKEGIFNGAILGVLYAIFAAIATYYIMNYHFVSVSELTTWIFSLIILYVVCGVLGGIFGTFIKNLKILSFDKVGE from the coding sequence ATGAATTTCAAAAATTTGAATTTAATAATAGGTTTAATTATAGCTATTTTTCTTGCTTATATTATCCCAAATACAATAGGTAGTTTAATTGCTGTGTTCTTAGGAGCAATGTATGTAGGTTATATGATTGAAAAAAATTATAAGGAAGGCATATTTAATGGTGCAATCCTTGGAGTACTTTATGCTATATTTGCAGCAATAGCAACTTATTACATTATGAACTATCATTTTGTGTCTGTAAGTGAATTAACAACTTGGATTTTCAGTTTAATCATATTATATGTAGTTTGTGGAGTACTTGGAGGAATTTTTGGAACTTTCATCAAAAACCTAAAAATACTTTCATTTGATAAAGTTGGAGAGTAA
- a CDS encoding GTP pyrophosphokinase: protein MGTSEFIKDIKCNRCGKQSKIFSEQILENKYCECGGKYEYNPEIDNFSDSDSINLTKNDLKREYQKKYDNYLELGKILKNDLEKSLKSKVDKFRIECRIKDFDKFYEKIQRKSYKNPFKEIEDICGIRIICYFSDDLEIISKIIKEEFDVKKSVNKSDLLDAEKFGYRSKHFIIKIKNDDLKQYEYQNLKDLTAEIQIRTLLMDVHASIQHKLTYKKGQYIPHKFQHQLAKLSAILELADEEFVRLKDDIWEYDYELKIVKENFLNENRKLKVDDFANIFRQELTIETLQKFLDFYFSDREKIFFKTKELYENIKRYNDENNDQITLNTLLELYYIIDDLEDLENKYFAQYENENKWHQSECINQILIIAHPKFKDYAANDSSKSTMTFRSTIY from the coding sequence ATGGGAACTTCCGAATTCATCAAAGATATTAAATGTAATCGGTGTGGCAAACAATCCAAAATATTTTCAGAACAAATTTTAGAAAATAAATATTGTGAATGTGGTGGAAAATATGAATATAACCCTGAAATAGATAATTTTTCGGATTCAGATTCAATAAATCTCACAAAAAATGACTTAAAACGTGAATATCAAAAAAAATACGACAATTATCTTGAATTAGGAAAAATATTGAAAAATGATCTAGAAAAATCACTAAAAAGCAAGGTAGATAAATTTCGAATAGAATGTAGAATTAAAGATTTTGATAAATTTTATGAGAAAATTCAAAGAAAAAGCTATAAGAATCCTTTTAAGGAAATAGAAGATATCTGTGGCATTAGAATTATTTGTTATTTTTCTGATGATTTAGAAATAATTTCAAAAATCATTAAAGAGGAATTTGATGTTAAAAAATCGGTGAATAAATCTGATTTATTAGATGCAGAAAAGTTTGGTTATAGATCTAAACATTTTATTATTAAAATTAAAAATGATGATTTAAAACAATATGAATATCAAAATTTAAAGGATTTAACAGCTGAAATACAAATCAGAACATTATTAATGGATGTTCATGCGTCCATACAACATAAATTAACTTATAAAAAAGGTCAATATATTCCTCACAAATTTCAACATCAATTGGCCAAATTAAGTGCAATATTGGAATTGGCAGACGAAGAGTTTGTCAGACTTAAAGATGATATATGGGAATATGATTATGAGTTAAAAATAGTTAAAGAAAATTTTTTGAATGAAAATAGAAAACTGAAAGTGGATGATTTCGCAAACATATTTAGACAGGAATTGACTATCGAAACTCTTCAAAAGTTTTTAGACTTTTATTTCTCAGATAGGGAAAAGATATTTTTTAAAACTAAGGAATTATATGAAAATATAAAAAGATATAACGATGAAAACAATGACCAAATTACTTTAAACACGCTATTAGAATTATATTATATTATAGATGATTTAGAGGATTTAGAAAATAAATATTTTGCTCAATATGAAAATGAAAATAAGTGGCATCAATCAGAATGTATAAATCAAATTTTAATAATTGCACATCCCAAATTTAAAGATTATGCTGCTAATGACAGTTCCAAATCGACCATGACATTTCGTTCTACAATATATTAA
- a CDS encoding DUF5518 domain-containing protein: MVEIKWMPVIIGLVIAIILSIILGLFLGSWGDIIGFLIATIYVGYSVGGDYMNGVVHGALVGIVAAIMVGILAILGLSPILGAVAVAGNMSALILGIIVDGIIGAIGGVIGVLIKG, from the coding sequence ATGGTAGAAATAAAATGGATGCCTGTAATAATTGGTTTAGTAATAGCAATAATATTGAGTATTATTCTAGGATTATTCCTGGGTTCTTGGGGAGATATCATTGGATTTTTGATAGCAACTATTTACGTTGGTTACAGTGTTGGTGGAGACTACATGAATGGGGTCGTACATGGTGCATTAGTTGGTATTGTTGCAGCTATAATGGTGGGTATACTTGCAATACTAGGGTTAAGCCCTATACTTGGAGCTGTAGCAGTAGCAGGAAATATGTCGGCATTAATTTTAGGTATCATAGTAGATGGAATCATTGGTGCAATAGGTGGAGTCATTGGTGTCTTAATAAAGGGTTAA
- a CDS encoding metal-dependent hydrolase, with protein sequence MRSYTHIAGALVLFLVFAYIFDLNQIFVGLIFAALSSVFPDILDNLISEHRGYGHSIMWIILAVFILFFNFTMGFAIIIGLLSHILLDSITTHGVPILYPIRKTNFIVLNANRRVKTGTNQDNAVFLALVFLLITILCLNIAFTQISAINPFQSFAAQSPSTNRNMAINASNDLKTNFDFDLHLNQNDKNITVKKISENETNYLIKNVEPGG encoded by the coding sequence ATGAGAAGTTACACCCACATAGCTGGTGCTCTGGTTCTGTTCTTAGTATTTGCTTATATATTTGATTTAAATCAGATTTTTGTAGGTTTAATATTTGCAGCTTTGAGTTCAGTTTTTCCAGACATTTTAGACAACTTAATAAGCGAACACAGAGGATATGGCCACTCAATAATGTGGATCATCTTAGCTGTATTCATATTATTCTTTAATTTCACAATGGGATTTGCAATTATCATAGGATTACTATCTCACATTTTACTTGATTCAATTACCACCCATGGAGTTCCTATTCTTTATCCTATAAGAAAGACCAATTTCATTGTTTTAAATGCAAACAGACGAGTCAAAACTGGTACAAATCAAGATAATGCCGTATTCTTGGCATTGGTTTTTTTATTAATCACCATTTTATGCTTAAATATAGCATTTACTCAGATAAGCGCAATAAATCCTTTCCAATCATTTGCAGCACAAAGTCCTTCCACAAACAGGAACATGGCCATAAATGCTTCAAATGATTTAAAAACTAACTTTGATTTTGATTTACACTTGAATCAGAATGATAAAAATATTACCGTTAAAAAGATCAGCGAAAATGAAACCAATTACTTGATAAAAAATGTAGAACCTGGAGGTTGA